A single region of the Parasphingorhabdus litoris DSM 22379 genome encodes:
- the ndk gene encoding nucleoside-diphosphate kinase — MAGTRTFSIIKPDATKRNLTGAVTKMLEDAGLRVVASKRIHMTREQAEGFYAVHKERPFFGELVDFMISGPVVVQVLEGENAMQRNRDIMGATNPADAAPGTIRKELAESIEANTVHGSDSDENAAIEIAYFFNEDEIVG; from the coding sequence ATGGCCGGTACACGGACATTTTCGATCATCAAACCAGACGCTACGAAGCGCAATCTGACCGGTGCGGTTACCAAAATGCTGGAAGACGCTGGCCTGCGTGTTGTGGCGTCCAAGCGCATTCACATGACCCGCGAGCAGGCAGAGGGCTTCTATGCGGTACATAAAGAGCGTCCTTTCTTCGGCGAGCTGGTTGATTTCATGATCAGCGGCCCGGTTGTTGTTCAGGTTCTGGAAGGCGAGAATGCCATGCAGCGCAACCGCGATATCATGGGTGCCACCAACCCTGCGGATGCGGCTCCCGGGACTATTCGCAAAGAATTGGCTGAAAGCATCGAAGCCAATACAGTTCACGGTTCTGACAGCGATGAAAATGCAGCGATTGAAATAGCATATTTCTTCAACGAAGATGAAATCGTAGGCTAA
- a CDS encoding P-loop NTPase family protein gives MTQIALPLEIEPNPKGDGYLVTDCNRQVHEQLENWSSWPNATAILVGGPGSGKKAMAQKFASYSGGRFVANAHDAADDALFHLWNQSQADKLPLLLTSSRDVSSWQVELPDLKSRLAASLLIEIGVPDEAMIEGLLQKYFSLRGLSISEDALAYLSKRMERSYQDVQLLAQLMDSLAIEKKKPITRSIAIEALSQHQQLAEKNRNAPEADQNVEEG, from the coding sequence GTGACTCAGATCGCCCTTCCTCTGGAAATCGAGCCAAACCCAAAGGGTGATGGCTATCTCGTGACGGATTGCAACCGGCAGGTGCACGAGCAATTGGAGAATTGGAGCAGCTGGCCAAACGCAACCGCCATATTGGTTGGGGGTCCCGGTTCGGGCAAAAAGGCAATGGCCCAGAAATTTGCAAGTTACAGCGGCGGCCGATTTGTTGCGAACGCACATGACGCTGCTGATGATGCGCTTTTTCATCTTTGGAATCAGTCACAAGCGGATAAATTGCCGCTATTGCTGACTTCTTCCCGGGACGTATCGAGCTGGCAGGTAGAGCTTCCCGATCTCAAATCACGTTTGGCAGCATCGTTGCTGATTGAAATTGGGGTTCCGGATGAGGCCATGATTGAGGGTCTGCTTCAAAAATATTTCTCCCTGCGCGGTCTCTCGATTTCCGAAGATGCGCTGGCTTATCTAAGCAAAAGAATGGAACGCAGTTATCAGGATGTTCAGCTTTTGGCGCAATTAATGGATAGTCTTGCTATAGAGAAAAAGAAGCCGATCACGCGGTCCATTGCGATAGAAGCCCTTTCACAGCATCAACAACTGGCTGAAAAGAATCGCAATGCACCAGAAGCAGATCAAAATGTTGAGGAAGGTTAA
- a CDS encoding CshA/CshB family fibrillar adhesin-related protein: MIYGLAAVSFGGGAAMAATCSPAGAQGAAPAAWQTYCWLDFSSYNDATARSASGQNFSFDLADGSTLTFNLRATSSTASAADDRPAPSWSGAAVGNSSFLNIPGRPILYMVNSGAVVNFTFSNITVVPPAGVASVTSYAFVAADAESTDNSEYLEFGTNGSTWQILDAVPPISGNQFPVLTGTGTTTLRMAGGGQTGRMGGYIAGTNTPTNVTAEMRGQGLQGMMFAVRFASITLNKVITGSRIDTDDQFTFQIASTSSGNPLASGTTSGTGNGPFPAAVISTASGIPISLTEVMASGSASAISQYRPQLTCTNNSAGSPTVMPTNVETTNYSFGSLAFGDAVECVFNNTPYPHLSLEKQLSPAGRIFDTDEFRIRIRQGNSTVAARTTTGDGAVVSNAPIPMTQLVDGNDYSLDERPRGTTDLSRYTATLSCTNANTSSTTILPSSMATDFTPAMGDVISCIITNTRDPANAVLEISKQSTVVSDPVNGTTNPKAIPGAVIRYTIEVTNRGDAPVDTSTIEIADILPSDISYNAASPVTFSDGPVSSGLDPFDATTMVGFSDQPSGGAPYNYTPNTAGFDSNVTGVSVNPAGILAASTGSNNPSFIISFEARLD; encoded by the coding sequence ATGATTTATGGCTTGGCGGCCGTCAGTTTTGGCGGCGGTGCAGCTATGGCTGCGACTTGCTCACCTGCTGGCGCACAAGGCGCAGCGCCTGCGGCCTGGCAGACCTATTGCTGGCTTGATTTCTCTTCCTATAACGATGCGACCGCTCGTTCGGCGTCTGGGCAGAATTTCTCATTCGATCTGGCCGATGGCTCAACACTGACCTTTAATCTCAGGGCAACCAGTTCGACGGCATCAGCAGCTGATGATCGACCTGCGCCCAGCTGGTCAGGAGCGGCAGTCGGTAACTCGTCCTTTCTCAATATTCCCGGACGCCCAATTCTTTACATGGTGAACAGCGGTGCGGTGGTAAATTTCACTTTTTCCAATATAACCGTCGTGCCTCCGGCGGGTGTCGCATCGGTGACAAGCTATGCATTTGTCGCTGCTGATGCGGAATCAACAGACAATAGCGAATATCTTGAATTTGGGACAAATGGTTCGACATGGCAGATATTGGACGCGGTGCCGCCGATTAGCGGCAATCAGTTCCCGGTGCTTACCGGTACTGGAACGACGACCCTGCGCATGGCTGGCGGCGGACAAACCGGTCGTATGGGTGGATATATTGCTGGTACCAATACGCCGACCAATGTGACAGCAGAGATGCGAGGCCAGGGATTGCAGGGTATGATGTTCGCCGTACGCTTTGCCTCTATCACGCTCAATAAGGTTATCACGGGATCGCGAATTGACACAGATGACCAATTTACCTTTCAGATTGCATCGACGTCTTCCGGGAACCCGTTGGCATCTGGCACCACCAGCGGCACCGGCAATGGCCCATTTCCGGCAGCCGTCATTTCCACGGCATCCGGCATTCCGATCAGTCTGACAGAAGTCATGGCAAGTGGCAGCGCCAGTGCAATCAGCCAATATCGACCGCAGCTCACCTGCACCAACAATAGCGCAGGTTCACCAACCGTAATGCCGACCAATGTTGAAACAACAAATTATAGTTTCGGATCGCTAGCTTTTGGTGACGCGGTCGAATGTGTCTTCAACAATACACCCTATCCGCATCTATCATTGGAAAAACAGTTAAGCCCGGCGGGCCGAATATTTGATACCGATGAATTCAGAATCCGGATCAGACAAGGCAACAGCACAGTTGCAGCTAGGACAACTACAGGCGACGGCGCTGTGGTTAGCAATGCACCGATACCAATGACACAACTGGTCGATGGTAACGATTATAGTTTAGATGAACGCCCGCGCGGGACGACAGATCTTAGCCGCTATACTGCGACTCTGTCCTGTACCAATGCCAATACAAGTTCGACAACAATATTGCCCAGCAGCATGGCAACAGATTTCACCCCGGCAATGGGTGATGTAATAAGCTGCATCATTACCAATACGCGCGATCCTGCCAATGCGGTGCTTGAGATAAGCAAGCAATCGACTGTAGTTTCCGACCCGGTAAATGGGACGACCAATCCAAAAGCAATTCCAGGAGCGGTCATTCGCTACACCATCGAAGTAACAAATAGGGGGGACGCTCCGGTAGATACCAGTACTATCGAAATCGCAGACATTCTGCCCTCCGATATCAGCTATAACGCTGCATCGCCGGTAACATTCTCCGATGGTCCGGTATCGAGCGGATTGGACCCGTTCGATGCGACGACTATGGTTGGTTTTTCTGATCAACCGTCTGGAGGAGCCCCTTATAACTATACACCAAATACAGCCGGCTTTGATTCGAACGTAACCGGTGTAAGCGTGAATCCCGCTGGAATTTTGGCCGCATCGACAGGAAGCAATAATCCCAGCTTCATCATCAGCTTTGAGGCACGTCTGGATTAG
- the purM gene encoding phosphoribosylformylglycinamidine cyclo-ligase, with product MSDKQNNGRNEPESYTYAKAGVSIEAGNALVKAIAPLAKATARPGANAELGGFGGFFDLKAAGYDDPLLVAANDGVGTKLKLAIDHDRHDSVGIDLVAMCVNDLIVQGAEPLFFLDYFATGKLENGVAERVVAGIAEGCKMSGCALIGGETAEMPGMYADGDYDLAGFCVGAVEREKALTGAQLADGDILLGLSSSGIHSNGYSLVRRLADDKGWKLDRPALFDPEVLLIEALIAPTRIYVKSLLPLMQSGRIKALAHITGGGLLENIPRVLPDGLHAQVDAGSWDQPRLMAFLQAQGNIEPEEMARTFNCGIGMILAVSPDELASVTSDLEAAGETVHQVGFVKTGTKGCTVAGSAGTWSAMTDWTATHEG from the coding sequence ATGAGTGATAAACAAAATAACGGGCGAAATGAACCGGAATCATACACCTATGCGAAAGCAGGTGTATCGATTGAGGCAGGAAACGCATTGGTCAAGGCCATTGCGCCGCTGGCCAAGGCAACCGCACGCCCCGGCGCCAATGCCGAATTGGGCGGATTTGGCGGGTTTTTCGACCTGAAAGCAGCTGGCTATGATGATCCCCTGCTTGTTGCTGCCAATGACGGGGTTGGGACCAAATTGAAATTGGCGATCGACCATGACCGCCATGACAGCGTCGGTATCGATTTGGTCGCAATGTGCGTGAATGATTTGATCGTACAAGGCGCAGAACCACTGTTCTTCCTAGATTATTTCGCCACCGGGAAGCTAGAAAACGGGGTCGCGGAACGAGTCGTGGCAGGCATTGCAGAAGGCTGTAAAATGTCGGGCTGTGCGCTGATCGGTGGCGAAACCGCGGAAATGCCCGGAATGTATGCCGATGGTGACTATGATCTGGCCGGCTTTTGTGTCGGTGCTGTGGAGCGGGAAAAAGCGCTGACCGGAGCCCAATTGGCAGATGGTGATATCCTGTTGGGTCTGTCTTCTTCCGGCATACATTCCAATGGCTATTCGCTGGTCCGTCGCCTCGCTGATGATAAAGGCTGGAAGCTTGATCGACCGGCGCTGTTTGATCCAGAAGTTCTGTTGATCGAGGCGTTGATCGCGCCAACGCGGATTTATGTGAAGTCCTTGCTTCCCCTGATGCAGTCCGGCCGGATCAAGGCGCTTGCCCATATTACCGGCGGCGGCCTGCTGGAAAATATACCGCGCGTTTTGCCAGATGGCCTACATGCCCAAGTCGATGCCGGCAGCTGGGACCAGCCGCGCCTCATGGCTTTCCTGCAGGCGCAAGGCAATATTGAGCCGGAAGAAATGGCCCGCACATTCAATTGCGGGATTGGCATGATTTTGGCCGTGTCTCCCGACGAACTGGCCTCAGTGACTTCCGATTTAGAAGCTGCTGGTGAAACAGTCCATCAGGTCGGTTTCGTGAAAACGGGGACAAAGGGCTGCACGGTTGCGGGCAGCGCAGGGACATGGTCTGCCATGACCGATTGGACCGCAACGCATGAAGGCTGA
- a CDS encoding heavy-metal-associated domain-containing protein produces the protein MRFLTSFKYRFGALFALIGLVTAGLVYAQLEGTERGVAPLASSGDFEVFGVEVDTSGKNAFEARQKGWEEAQRKAWIQLYARTQGGKTAGLSDGALNNIVSAIIVEEEQIGPTRYIARLGVMFDRARAGQILGVGGRRLRSPPLLVLPIMWSEGAPQVFENRTEWQKAWARFRAGDSAIDYVRPYGSDSESLMLTAGQAERHNRRWWRMILDQFGAADVIVPIVRMEYQYPGGPVTARFSARYGPDNKFIESFSLKASSSDGIPSMMDQAIVRLDEIYSSALSRGVLRTDKSLVIEDDGFDIEALEKEIEAELAAEIGTSASDSVASSDADSAGSDSNAVAAASSSITVTVQFDTPDVGAVSRGESSVRSVPGVSSAATSSLALGGVSVMRVSYTGDLSALASALRSRGWQVQQGSGALRISRSGGAPSGPSADSGSDEQDQ, from the coding sequence ATGAGATTTTTGACCAGTTTTAAATACCGTTTTGGTGCCCTGTTTGCGTTGATTGGCCTGGTGACTGCCGGTCTTGTCTACGCACAGCTGGAAGGAACCGAGCGCGGTGTCGCACCGCTCGCAAGCAGCGGTGACTTCGAAGTATTTGGTGTCGAAGTAGACACAAGCGGCAAAAATGCGTTTGAAGCCCGTCAAAAAGGCTGGGAAGAGGCACAACGAAAAGCATGGATTCAGCTCTATGCTCGGACGCAAGGGGGTAAAACTGCCGGTCTTTCCGATGGTGCATTGAACAATATCGTCTCCGCAATCATCGTCGAGGAAGAGCAGATCGGCCCGACCCGCTATATCGCGAGGTTAGGCGTAATGTTTGATCGCGCACGTGCCGGACAGATTTTGGGAGTCGGCGGGCGACGCCTGAGATCGCCGCCTCTGCTGGTTTTGCCTATTATGTGGAGCGAAGGAGCTCCTCAAGTATTTGAGAACAGGACGGAATGGCAGAAGGCCTGGGCCCGATTCCGTGCTGGCGATAGTGCCATCGACTATGTCCGTCCCTATGGCTCTGACAGCGAATCTCTTATGCTGACGGCAGGCCAGGCGGAGCGTCATAATCGCAGATGGTGGCGAATGATATTGGATCAATTCGGTGCCGCAGATGTCATCGTTCCAATTGTGCGGATGGAATATCAATATCCCGGCGGACCGGTAACTGCGCGGTTTAGTGCACGCTACGGACCGGACAACAAGTTTATTGAGAGTTTTTCGTTGAAAGCCTCCTCAAGCGACGGCATTCCCTCGATGATGGATCAAGCGATTGTGCGTTTGGATGAAATCTACTCGAGTGCATTGTCGCGCGGTGTGCTGCGGACTGACAAGTCATTAGTTATTGAAGACGATGGATTTGATATTGAAGCACTGGAAAAAGAAATTGAAGCGGAACTGGCGGCTGAAATCGGCACAAGTGCCTCCGATTCTGTAGCGAGCAGTGACGCGGATAGTGCCGGGAGCGACAGCAACGCTGTTGCAGCAGCCAGCTCGAGTATAACAGTCACGGTCCAGTTTGATACGCCGGATGTTGGTGCGGTCAGTCGCGGAGAATCGTCTGTTCGCTCCGTACCCGGGGTGTCATCGGCCGCTACATCCAGCCTTGCATTGGGCGGTGTGTCCGTGATGCGGGTATCCTATACCGGCGATCTATCGGCTCTGGCTTCTGCACTGCGCTCCAGAGGCTGGCAGGTGCAGCAGGGCTCTGGGGCGCTGCGGATATCTCGGAGTGGTGGCGCACCGTCTGGGCCAAGTGCCGATTCCGGGAGTGATGAGCAAGATCAGTGA
- a CDS encoding SDR family oxidoreductase gives MGRLQGKVAIITGAAKGLGEADARMFAREGATVILTDMDQENGTRVASEIGASAEFHMQDVRDESGWEDLIADVVSRHGKLDILVNNAGVVEPGTIETQTAEEWRFVMAVSADGTFFGCKYAVPAMKASGGGSIINMASIASVQGEPVVAAYAAAKGAVESLTRSIAVHCANNGYNIRCNSVHPAGILTPMVEEIGPKMMGRTDLRPASEGPAASALGEPDDIANTVLFLASDESKFINGAAIRVDNAKSVVEGVVP, from the coding sequence ATGGGCAGGCTGCAAGGCAAAGTTGCAATCATCACCGGTGCAGCAAAAGGATTGGGGGAAGCCGATGCCCGTATGTTTGCCCGGGAAGGGGCAACGGTCATCTTAACGGACATGGATCAGGAAAATGGGACGCGAGTCGCTTCCGAAATCGGCGCGTCAGCTGAATTCCATATGCAGGACGTTCGGGACGAATCCGGATGGGAGGATTTAATAGCAGATGTCGTGTCACGCCACGGCAAGCTTGATATATTGGTCAATAATGCTGGCGTCGTTGAACCTGGGACTATTGAGACACAGACTGCTGAAGAATGGCGTTTTGTCATGGCAGTGAGTGCGGATGGTACTTTTTTTGGATGCAAATATGCGGTTCCGGCGATGAAAGCATCTGGCGGTGGTTCAATCATCAACATGGCATCAATTGCCTCGGTACAAGGGGAACCGGTTGTCGCGGCTTATGCCGCTGCAAAAGGCGCCGTAGAAAGCCTCACCCGCAGCATCGCCGTTCATTGTGCCAATAATGGCTATAATATTCGCTGCAACAGCGTTCACCCTGCTGGAATATTGACTCCTATGGTGGAAGAAATCGGCCCAAAAATGATGGGAAGAACCGACCTGCGGCCAGCGAGCGAAGGACCTGCTGCCAGTGCTTTGGGAGAACCCGATGACATTGCCAATACCGTATTATTCTTGGCATCCGATGAATCCAAATTCATCAATGGAGCCGCGATCAGGGTTGATAACGCCAAATCGGTGGTGGAAGGCGTGGTTCCATAG
- a CDS encoding nuclear transport factor 2 family protein, producing MDKVEELIAREEIRDVLHRYCKGIDRKDWPLVRSCFADDHVHNHGDYSGPPDEFVGFASEILKKVPATHHSISNVHFTFNDEGTSVSTEANFVAYHYVQEGTPEFDPVPTNGKATDWIVAGRYCDKLEKRDGKWIIVRREAFHDWERYDEANQTS from the coding sequence ATGGACAAGGTTGAAGAGCTTATTGCACGGGAAGAAATTCGCGATGTACTGCACCGCTACTGCAAAGGAATTGACCGGAAAGATTGGCCTCTGGTGCGATCTTGCTTTGCCGATGATCATGTCCATAATCACGGTGACTATTCCGGACCACCGGATGAATTTGTCGGTTTTGCGAGTGAAATACTGAAAAAAGTGCCTGCCACACACCATTCCATTTCCAATGTCCATTTCACCTTCAATGATGAGGGCACAAGTGTGTCTACCGAGGCGAATTTCGTTGCTTATCACTATGTTCAGGAAGGCACCCCGGAATTCGATCCGGTTCCTACTAACGGCAAAGCAACCGACTGGATTGTCGCTGGTCGCTATTGCGACAAGCTTGAAAAGCGAGATGGCAAGTGGATCATTGTCCGACGCGAGGCGTTTCATGACTGGGAACGCTATGATGAAGCCAACCAGACAAGCTAA
- a CDS encoding DNA polymerase III subunit chi, whose translation MQVDFYHLTRDPAEKLVPVLAQKTLDSGQKMLLVSSFVGQLEKLSAALWQAAPTSFLAHGLAGNGQDDAQPILISASCEATNGARFVALTDGEWRDEALTFDRAFYLFTAEQIESARTAWRALSVKEDVTPRYWKQDGGRWVEGP comes from the coding sequence GTGCAGGTCGACTTTTACCATCTGACCCGTGATCCAGCAGAAAAACTGGTGCCGGTGCTGGCGCAAAAAACGCTGGATAGCGGTCAGAAAATGCTGCTGGTGTCGAGTTTTGTAGGGCAGCTTGAAAAACTAAGTGCAGCATTGTGGCAAGCCGCACCAACCAGTTTTCTGGCCCATGGCCTGGCAGGGAATGGACAGGATGATGCGCAACCCATTCTGATCTCTGCCAGTTGTGAGGCAACCAATGGCGCGCGCTTTGTTGCTCTGACTGATGGTGAATGGCGGGACGAGGCATTGACTTTTGATCGCGCGTTTTATCTATTCACAGCCGAGCAAATTGAAAGTGCGCGTACAGCCTGGCGGGCCTTGTCTGTGAAAGAAGATGTGACGCCGCGTTATTGGAAGCAGGATGGCGGTCGGTGGGTCGAAGGGCCTTAG
- a CDS encoding LuxR C-terminal-related transcriptional regulator has product MTTEDGNSKVEQQSIPKVDLPKTTVTALIDNSPIASVISNPRLPDNPIVASNQAFSDLTGYDPDFIIGRNCRFLAGAATEPWLTEEIRRGVRDRKPVLVEILNYKKDGTPFQNAVLVAPLFDENGELEYFLGSQVEIDGDGPSLAKARRMRATEIVKDLSNRQREVLNFIAKGLLNKQIAHELNLSERTIKMHRAILMKRLDAPSAADMVRLAVEAGM; this is encoded by the coding sequence ATGACGACAGAGGATGGGAATAGTAAGGTAGAGCAGCAATCAATCCCCAAGGTTGATTTGCCCAAGACTACTGTAACGGCGTTAATTGATAATAGCCCGATTGCGTCCGTGATCAGCAATCCCAGACTGCCGGACAATCCAATTGTCGCGTCTAACCAGGCCTTTTCGGATCTCACCGGTTATGATCCTGATTTTATTATCGGCAGAAATTGCAGGTTTCTCGCCGGAGCGGCCACTGAGCCATGGTTGACAGAAGAAATTCGCCGCGGTGTGCGAGATCGCAAGCCAGTTTTGGTGGAGATATTAAACTATAAAAAAGATGGCACGCCGTTTCAAAATGCAGTACTCGTCGCTCCGTTATTTGATGAAAATGGGGAACTGGAATATTTTCTGGGATCCCAAGTAGAGATTGATGGTGACGGGCCAAGCTTGGCGAAAGCACGGCGGATGCGGGCAACAGAGATCGTCAAAGATCTTTCAAACAGGCAAAGAGAAGTCTTAAACTTCATCGCGAAAGGTTTGTTAAACAAGCAGATTGCTCATGAATTGAATTTGAGTGAGCGGACGATCAAGATGCACCGAGCCATCTTGATGAAACGGTTAGATGCGCCAAGTGCTGCCGATATGGTTCGGCTGGCCGTTGAAGCAGGCATGTAA
- the purN gene encoding phosphoribosylglycinamide formyltransferase: MPDRAKVAILISGRGSNMAALLYAAKAEACPYEVVLVASNNPKAPGLQLAEAEGIATFAHPHKGLSREEHDQIMHEAIVAAGADYIALAGYMRILSDEFVGKWQDRMLNIHPSLLPKYKGLDTYQRALDAGDNHAGCSVHLVTPELDDGPVLAQTEVAILPGDTADILADRVLIAEHQLYAAALAKYVTREADPDWILEQVRIRALALEETHERPSFGTPGWRVGSEKTGKYFAYFSRRHFGESGTSIFVKTSGLDEQGALLDADPDLYFAPKFYGKSGWIAIRLDTGRTDWEHIAESLKKSWRMVAPKRLTKIMDIADEF; encoded by the coding sequence ATGCCTGACCGGGCCAAAGTCGCCATCCTGATATCCGGGCGCGGGTCCAATATGGCCGCGCTCCTATATGCCGCAAAAGCCGAAGCCTGCCCCTATGAAGTCGTGCTTGTCGCCTCCAACAATCCAAAAGCGCCAGGCTTGCAATTGGCCGAAGCGGAAGGCATCGCCACATTTGCCCATCCCCATAAAGGCTTGAGCCGTGAAGAGCATGATCAAATCATGCACGAAGCAATAGTTGCAGCCGGAGCCGACTATATCGCTCTGGCGGGCTACATGCGCATATTGAGTGATGAATTCGTCGGCAAATGGCAGGACCGGATGCTCAACATTCACCCTAGCCTGTTGCCGAAATATAAGGGATTGGACACGTATCAACGCGCCCTGGATGCGGGAGATAACCACGCTGGGTGCAGCGTGCATCTGGTGACTCCGGAACTGGACGACGGACCGGTATTGGCGCAAACAGAAGTCGCGATCCTGCCTGGTGACACTGCCGATATACTGGCGGATCGCGTGCTTATTGCCGAGCACCAGCTATATGCCGCGGCCCTTGCAAAATATGTTACTCGCGAAGCCGATCCGGACTGGATATTGGAACAGGTCCGTATACGGGCTCTGGCGCTGGAAGAGACCCATGAACGCCCAAGTTTTGGTACGCCTGGTTGGCGGGTTGGAAGCGAAAAGACCGGCAAATATTTTGCTTATTTCTCTCGCCGACATTTTGGCGAAAGTGGCACCTCGATATTTGTCAAAACCAGCGGCTTGGACGAGCAAGGCGCGTTGCTTGATGCTGATCCCGACCTGTATTTTGCTCCGAAATTTTACGGCAAGTCGGGATGGATTGCGATCCGCCTCGATACCGGTCGAACAGATTGGGAGCACATCGCAGAATCCCTCAAGAAAAGCTGGCGAATGGTGGCCCCCAAACGGCTAACCAAAATCATGGATATCGCGGACGAATTTTAG
- a CDS encoding leucyl aminopeptidase has protein sequence MKFTFAASPSSTPDAIAFAISKDGLDTAEISVEQASLVRAAAKAARFEGKTGQTFQTFVTEGDAVIQIILSGVGKGERQDCEAAGGAIIAKLIASGVKHLAINGAGLEQDQLARLLFGTKLRSWRIDKYRTTMPENAKQTLEAITVLDTDMESAQIWQDLSAVADGVSLTRELVSEPANVIYPESFVERCKELQDMGVEFTVLGQEEMEKLGMGALLGVSQGSVRPPRMLAMRWDGTNGAQKKPLALVGKGVTFDTGGISLKPPGGMEDMKWDMGGAGAVAGTMKALAGRKAKAHVVGVCGLVENMPDGNAQRPGDVVTSMSGQTIEVINTDAEGRLVLCDALHWTQETFEPEIVVNLATLTGAIIISLGNEHAGCFSNDDGLSENLLAAGQTAGDPLWRFPLTPAYDKQINSPIADMKNVGGKGAGSITAGQFLKRFIHDGVKWAHLDIAGMVWADKPGPVWDKGATGFGVRLLDQYVADNFEQ, from the coding sequence ATGAAATTTACATTTGCTGCCAGCCCTTCTTCTACGCCAGATGCGATTGCCTTTGCGATAAGCAAAGATGGTCTGGACACTGCGGAGATATCCGTTGAGCAGGCATCACTGGTGCGCGCAGCTGCGAAAGCGGCCCGGTTTGAAGGCAAAACCGGACAGACATTTCAGACTTTTGTGACCGAGGGTGATGCTGTTATTCAGATTATCCTATCCGGTGTTGGGAAAGGCGAACGTCAAGACTGTGAAGCGGCAGGCGGCGCGATTATTGCCAAACTCATTGCATCGGGCGTGAAGCATCTGGCGATCAATGGAGCAGGGCTTGAACAGGATCAGTTGGCTCGCCTGTTATTTGGCACAAAACTACGCAGCTGGAGAATTGACAAATACCGGACCACAATGCCTGAAAATGCAAAGCAAACGTTGGAAGCAATAACGGTACTCGATACTGATATGGAGTCGGCTCAGATCTGGCAGGATCTTTCCGCAGTAGCAGATGGTGTGTCACTGACCCGTGAACTGGTTTCTGAACCTGCAAATGTGATTTATCCGGAAAGCTTTGTGGAGCGCTGTAAAGAGCTTCAGGACATGGGCGTCGAATTCACCGTGCTTGGTCAGGAAGAAATGGAAAAGCTGGGCATGGGAGCGCTTCTGGGCGTCTCGCAAGGCTCGGTTCGGCCGCCGCGCATGCTTGCCATGCGCTGGGACGGCACAAACGGCGCGCAGAAAAAACCATTGGCGTTGGTCGGTAAAGGTGTGACCTTTGATACCGGCGGCATCTCTTTGAAACCACCTGGCGGTATGGAAGATATGAAATGGGACATGGGCGGGGCCGGCGCGGTTGCCGGTACGATGAAGGCTCTGGCAGGCCGAAAGGCGAAGGCGCATGTTGTCGGCGTCTGCGGATTGGTTGAGAATATGCCCGATGGCAATGCGCAGCGCCCGGGTGATGTTGTCACGAGCATGAGTGGCCAGACCATTGAAGTCATCAATACTGATGCGGAAGGGCGTTTGGTCTTGTGCGATGCTCTCCACTGGACACAGGAGACTTTTGAGCCCGAAATCGTGGTAAATCTGGCAACACTGACTGGAGCGATTATCATCTCGCTAGGCAATGAACATGCTGGGTGTTTCAGTAATGATGATGGCTTGTCTGAAAATCTGTTGGCCGCTGGTCAAACGGCTGGTGATCCACTCTGGCGTTTCCCATTGACCCCTGCCTATGACAAGCAAATTAACTCGCCCATTGCTGACATGAAAAATGTTGGCGGCAAAGGCGCCGGATCGATTACGGCAGGACAGTTTCTGAAGCGGTTCATTCACGATGGAGTGAAATGGGCACATCTCGATATTGCTGGCATGGTTTGGGCTGATAAGCCGGGGCCGGTCTGGGACAAGGGTGCAACCGGTTTCGGTGTGCGCTTGCTTGATCAATATGTCGCCGACAATTTTGAACAATAG
- a CDS encoding DUF2256 domain-containing protein: MPVKKQIRKQHLPEKVCVTCGRPFTWRKKWKDVWDDVKYCSKRCKGGMK; this comes from the coding sequence ATGCCTGTAAAAAAGCAAATTAGAAAACAGCATCTGCCAGAGAAGGTCTGCGTTACCTGCGGTCGCCCATTTACGTGGCGCAAGAAATGGAAAGATGTTTGGGACGACGTCAAATATTGTTCGAAACGCTGCAAAGGCGGAATGAAATAG